Within the Epinephelus lanceolatus isolate andai-2023 chromosome 22, ASM4190304v1, whole genome shotgun sequence genome, the region TATCTGAtgtcttgctgctgctgctgatgatgatgatgatgtctttttatgtcatttatcaaGAATTAAAACCTGTACATTttttacaaatacacacaaccTGCAATATTTTCTTATGAACACAAATCCATCATTGTTTTGTCACGAATATACACAACTCCTTCACCAATGCTCTGAAATGCATATCATTACAAAATTGTTGTGTTGAGAGAAACACCATATCACATCCCTTCTTCAGTCGGGTGTCTCTGGTCTCAGCAACCTGTAAAACACCCaaggacagacacacagtgtaACTGTGAGAAAACAAGGCTCTAGATTAACATCAGTTCATGAGTCTCGTCATTACTGGCCCcattgtttatttatatagtactGATCACCCACACAAGACATGCGGCTGCAAGGTGTCTGTGTCCTGATAAAAATAATCTAACACGTGCATCGTCGTGAAGTATTTTTATGGTATAGACCATCAGTCTAAGATCAGCCAACACAAGGTGCCACATGGTAAACTGAGAGGCCCATCaacctttttctgtctgtgggtTTGTCGTGTGGTTTTTATCTGAGATGCTAAAAAAGAAGACCTAACTGTCTCACGGGCCTAAAGCTGCTGAGGCACACAGTGTAAAACAggttaaaaatgatttaagttTCAAAAATTTAAGATTAATAATTCAATAATTCACAAGATTAATGATTCACTGGCTCTCACCATTTTCTGCAGAAGCACTGCTtcaaacaatatattttatacatattttcctTAACTTTTACTAAGGTATTACATGTTGCATTCTGTGTTTCTCAGTGTTGAGTTACTTACCGCTCTTCCTGCTGGGTTTTGACGACAGTATACGTTGTCACTGAAAcataaaagtataaaaatacAACACTTTAAACAGTCAGTAGCAGGCAGGTATAGGCAGGCATTTTTTGACAAAATGGATACCTGGATTATATAAATCTATTTTATATCAGCAAATGGATGCACTGTTTTTAGCCCAATGTTGTGTTCATGGTTCATAGATGTAGAGTTTAAAACATGAtattccaaagtcgtcaaatactgccgctttgtcagtaaTCTCTGCATCAGATACTGACGCTAACAGCCACCTTTTGCGGCAGTAAGAAAGGCCTCCAGGCAACGTCAGTTGGTAACGCGGATGGAATCAACCTTTTGTGGTGTTATGATCATTACCGGTCAGCCGTACAGCACCTGCTGCCACAGTATGATACCTTTCATACAGGTGGCGTCAGCTCATGATGCAGCTGGATGGCACCTGTCACAGTGGTATGATACACGTCTAgacagcatcagtttgaaacgctACTGGTAACAACAAAACATAAGGAGCAGGACAGTTTCTATAGGGCAGGCGTGAGAGGTGgcggatgggtccagcaaacctggactttcaccctggagcccagtggtcacttcctgtatgaatgcaGAGCCAAACTATGGTGTTTTTtcaaaacctaaccatgtgtcgTCATCCCGTAACATCGGCAGCGAATACAGAAGAATACCTACCACGCAATAGGTAGACATGAAAGACAAAGCGGCAACAGGTGACGATTTGGGATGAGAATGCATTGATAATTTCAATGGTGACCAAATACACGCTTATACAGTAGTTGTGTTGAAAGGAGGTTGGTGTTTCTCACCTGATTGTATAGAGGtaaaagactggaagcagaaaGGAGAGGTCGGGGTATCTGTTTGAATGAATAAGAAAAACCACCAAAACAAATTGAGTGAACAGTGTGATGGCTATCAGGAACCCCCAGAGCAGCTTTGGTTCTTACTGTCGGCTATGCTACTAGTTTCAAACACATGCAGAataattgtattgtattgtgtcACAATTGTCACATTCTACAATGAAGATCCCACTTTTAGCACTTTGTGACAGTAATTACAGTGGTATCTTTATTCTCTGTACCTGTGGTGATTGTCTGATGTTGCCCACATTGCAGTATTCCCACCAACAGCACTAGAGCCACcaagaaaacactgacagcagtgcagagcagcagagggaggtgaAGGCCACGATGAGGCTCTTCACCAGCTGCTGGAAAGAAGAAAATGGTATGTTCTGCATATGAGACATGATCCTAATGCTGTAAATACATGTTAGGTATGAATATAATACTTAAAACATAGTCCATGCAATTACACTGTTCATTCCTTAATTCAGCACTGATCTGAAAATGTTAAGGACAACCTCAGACCTCAGCTTCAGTTCTTGGACATCAGTCATCATTTTCAGACCAAAAGGTTCGGACAAAATGTGGCCAGATACCGTGGAAAGCAAAGAatttcaggtttattttaaaCACTGGTATGTCTTACCTCTGACAATCAGCCAGCTCGCTGATGATTGTCCATCTTCAGGGATGCTGCACGTGTAGAGTCCTTCATCAGACTTGGAAACACTGTTGAGAGTCAGGTTTCCCATAGAGCTGTTCTCCATTAAGTGGCcatctttaaaaaatgcagctgtGAGGTTGGAAGACATCTGCTTGTTTCTGCAGTGCAGAGTTACATCATCTCCCACCATCACAGGGAGGGCAGGACCCTCCAGGATCACAGAGCCACCTGAACATATGTTTTGAAAAATATGTTAATTAAGCAGTTTGACAGCCTATTGAGGGAACAAAGCTGGCCAGCATGGCAGATGTTTCCTGTGTTTTAATATCTTAATAAGTAATGTTTTATTGAGCATATTAAGTCAGTTAACAAATAAATCAATTGATATTCAAACTGAGATGTCCACAGACTAAAACTGTGACGACTTTGCACTACTTAGCGTTTTAGTATTTGCATACCAGTGACAGTGATGTTGACAGTGTTGCTTTTCTTTGCCTCTCCCATTTCACACCAGTATTCTCCACTGTCAACTGCCGCTAAGGCATTCTTTATTTTACAGGGTCCTGTTGACGTTGACCAGGAAGCAGCACATGTTTTAACATCACCTCCGATCCTCCTCACCACTCTCCATCCAGTCAGTCCCTCCAGACCCTCACAGGTGACAGTAATGGGCTCATATTCAAAGAACTGCTGTCGGTTTGGAACAACCTGAGGGAAACCTGCatctgacacagagacacaaaggatGAAGAATAATTTGAAATTCAGCATTATTTATGTACACATGCTATACTGAATACATATGCACAGTACAAGCGTCCTTTtagggaaaattaaaaaaatgtgtatttctcTTTGTCGAGATAACTGCAGcaacatcaaaacaaaaatgtttgccacaaaatattgaaattattttaaCATGTGGACACAGTTGTGCCAACAGACCTGACTTTTGACAAGCGGTAAGAGTGTTGGCTCATGTTTGAGTAAAACATGAGGGAACAAATGTATGTTTCCTTTGCTTTATAACTAGTATGCCATTTCACACGTACTAGTTTTAAGGTGTTATCACTTATACAGTTGACGTTTAAAGTTTCAGCATGTTAGTTGTTAAACTTGCAGCCCTTGACTATCAAGATGAGGTGATATGATTCATTTGGCACTTATTTAAGATGTTGGTATACATTGTAAGGTTTGTCTGACGATCAAACTGCAACTTACcaacatttttagagtaacTGCATTCAACATGTGCAaccagcagcaacaaaacagtCATCACTGAAGAGACAAGAGAGGTGTTACTGTATCCAATATAACCTATAACATGTATTACATAACTAACATGTAAATGTCTGTAATATTTGATCCATCATCAGTGAGCAGATTACAATTCTCTTTATTCCCTGGGCTTTAAATCTGCCAGCTTCCTGAAAGAATACATGTCAGCACATTTTGGATGCTTAATATCTTTTTGCCTTTGAGCCCAAGAAATGATTCAGTTCCACATAAGATATTTCCCAGTGACTGACTCGATATATTTCTGTGATCATTAGACTCAGTACTCACACAGTCTGATGCAGAGCGCTGTGACCTCCATGATGTCTCGCTGCTGACTGTCTGAAAATCAGACTGGATTTAAGATGTAATGTAAGTCAgagcctcctcttcctcttcctgttgctctgctgctgaggaaacaGCTTTGAGTTTGAAAAAAAGTACATCTATAATCTCACCAGATGGCGCCAGAGAACCCAGTGTGACGAGAACATAATTTTGGCAAACAGGAATGTTAAGGAAAGAACTCaggtgaacagaaaaaaatagataaataataaaaatgataataacaacaacatcaaaaataacaattattgttgttattgttattattattacagtaatGTAGTCTGAAGCACaatttaatacaaaatattttattgaacATCAGTATTTTTTAGTActgtattaaaacaaaaacatgaaaagaaacagatgataaaacactaacaaaaaacatgttgtgtaaAGGTACCGTCTTTTCTAATTTTTGCTGtattttgttgtctctgtccctcacacacacacacacaaactcactcaCTTGTGAAGTCAAATAGTCTCACTCTGCCCCCTGCAGTAAATCAGTCTCATATTACACCGTATAAAAATGTACACTGACAACACGTCCCTGTTCCACTAACCTGTTACTGTAGTATTTGATACAGCTGCCAACTACTGCAGATAACAGGTCCAGAGTTCAGTTTCAACTGTAAAAACAGGTCATAAATTAACAgactgaaaggaaacaaaagtaaaatttaatttaaagcaaAACTGATAATTATTAAATTAGATATCTCATTGTTGTAAAATGATATTACAACGCAGCAGCAACCACAACATGTAACTTTTGTCTTGTCTCTCAGAGCAAAATGTAAGTTTTATAGGCCAGACCTTCCAGATTTTAAAGATACTAAATGATACACTACAGTATATTTCATTGCTTTTTTTCCATAACTGGATATAAGATAATAATGTTGAGTTAAAGTCCAGTATATTTGCACCATGCTTGCATCTATGGGAGACCTCCAATCCCAAATCATGTTGACTTACCAGCATTGTGAGAATAGCTGTCCTTGACTTGtacaagcagcagcagaacaacTGTCACTGGAAAGacaaacgttttttttttaacatttcagatACTAACACTGTTTTAATGTAAATGTATGCCtgtcattaaaataataattaaacaaTAATATTATGACAGTTATTGTTACAATGCTGCACAGACTCAGAACTCACACAGTGTGATGCAGAGAGCTGTGACCTCCATGTTGGCTTGCTGCTGACTGTCTGAACATCACACTGCATTACAGTTCACATACAGTTCAACATTGGTGagcacttcctcttcctgtgcaGCTTATTTCTGGTGCACGAGCCTCTCTGTGAGACAGAGCTGCTCTGACAAAACTAACAGTAAACCTTTATTAATAacagattttttgtttgtttgttgtttgttttaaaccCTTGTTTTCACGTGAAATCTGACCatattatttattcagttaGCATGTTAATACTGTCATTGTTAACATGTTGCTATGTGGATGTTTATAGCATTTAGCTCATTGCACTTCACTACCTACAACGAATATTGTTTGGTTACAttgtaaccttggttctctAAGTGAGGAGATTATTTCCCCATCCAGTAGTTATATCATAACTATGCGAATTATCCCCATCTGGGATAATCGACATGGAAAATGAATAATCTTTATTAGTAAAGCTGCAGCAGTCGGCTCATCTCACTGGGTTTCAGAACAGAGAGTTTCAGGAGATCCTTCGTCCCCACGGCAGTAAGACTGTTTAACACCACctgaatccagtcacacacactcacacacactcacacatgtcGCATTAGCCACAACTGGACTGGGCTGTGGAGtgaacaattttattttaatttaatttctatttgtGCACAACACACTACTGTGTTGCTGTTGATGAGGGGaagtgtggttgttttttataagctgctggacagctgaatttccctttggggataaataaagttctttcattctattctattttattctattctattaaaTATTAACTGTAAGCCAATTAACGGTTTAATACATCCATGTGACAGTTCAAGTAAGAGCGTTAACATTTTTTAGGCCCTGCGGTTgtaaactgtgtgtgtctgcttcaAGTCAAACAGACGTACTATAAAATAATCATTGCAGTAAACCACAGTGAGTGTATTTAACATCTGCAGCAGCTCTTTCCTCATAAACAGCATCGTTAGACGTGTGAATAGGCAGAGCAGCGAGAACAATGTGGTTTAACCGATACACCATAACAACACGCTCCCCCTTAAAAATATACCTCGATGCTGTGAGTTAGCTGAAGATGCAGATA harbors:
- the LOC117245943 gene encoding Fc receptor-like protein 5 isoform X4 translates to MEVTALCIRLYAGFPQVVPNRQQFFEYEPITVTCEGLEGLTGWRVVRRIGGDVKTCAASWSTSTGPCKIKNALAAVDSGEYWCEMGEAKKSNTVNITVTGGSVILEGPALPVMVGDDVTLHCRNKQMSSNLTAAFFKDGHLMENSSMGNLTLNSVSKSDEGLYTCSIPEDGQSSASWLIVRAAGEEPHRGLHLPLLLCTAVSVFLVALVLLVGILQCGQHQTITTDTPTSPFCFQSFTSIQSVTTYTVVKTQQEERLLRPETPD
- the LOC117245943 gene encoding uncharacterized protein LOC117245943 isoform X2 gives rise to the protein MEVTALCIRLLMTVLLLLVAHVECSYSKNVDAGFPQVVPNRQQFFEYEPITVTCEGLEGLTGWRVVRRIGGDVKTCAASWSTSTGPCKIKNALAAVDSGEYWCEMGEAKKSNTVNITVTGGSVILEGPALPVMVGDDVTLHCRNKQMSSNLTAAFFKDGHLMENSSMGNLTLNSVSKSDEGLYTCSIPEDGQSSASWLIVRAGEEPHRGLHLPLLLCTAVSVFLVALVLLVGILQCGQHQTITTDTPTSPFCFQSFTSIQSVTTYTVVKTQQEERLLRPETPD
- the LOC117245943 gene encoding uncharacterized protein LOC117245943 isoform X1 translates to MEVTALCIRLLMTVLLLLVAHVECSYSKNVDAGFPQVVPNRQQFFEYEPITVTCEGLEGLTGWRVVRRIGGDVKTCAASWSTSTGPCKIKNALAAVDSGEYWCEMGEAKKSNTVNITVTGGSVILEGPALPVMVGDDVTLHCRNKQMSSNLTAAFFKDGHLMENSSMGNLTLNSVSKSDEGLYTCSIPEDGQSSASWLIVRAAGEEPHRGLHLPLLLCTAVSVFLVALVLLVGILQCGQHQTITTDTPTSPFCFQSFTSIQSVTTYTVVKTQQEERLLRPETPD
- the LOC117245943 gene encoding uncharacterized protein LOC117245943 isoform X3 translates to MEVTALCIRLLMTVLLLLVAHVECSYSKNVGFPQVVPNRQQFFEYEPITVTCEGLEGLTGWRVVRRIGGDVKTCAASWSTSTGPCKIKNALAAVDSGEYWCEMGEAKKSNTVNITVTGGSVILEGPALPVMVGDDVTLHCRNKQMSSNLTAAFFKDGHLMENSSMGNLTLNSVSKSDEGLYTCSIPEDGQSSASWLIVRAAGEEPHRGLHLPLLLCTAVSVFLVALVLLVGILQCGQHQTITTDTPTSPFCFQSFTSIQSVTTYTVVKTQQEERLLRPETPD
- the LOC117245943 gene encoding Fc receptor-like protein 5 isoform X5 → MEVTALCIRLCFPQVVPNRQQFFEYEPITVTCEGLEGLTGWRVVRRIGGDVKTCAASWSTSTGPCKIKNALAAVDSGEYWCEMGEAKKSNTVNITVTGGSVILEGPALPVMVGDDVTLHCRNKQMSSNLTAAFFKDGHLMENSSMGNLTLNSVSKSDEGLYTCSIPEDGQSSASWLIVRAAGEEPHRGLHLPLLLCTAVSVFLVALVLLVGILQCGQHQTITTDTPTSPFCFQSFTSIQSVTTYTVVKTQQEERLLRPETPD